From the Phycisphaerae bacterium genome, one window contains:
- a CDS encoding UbiX family flavin prenyltransferase, giving the protein MHTREIILAITGASGGPYALRLLDCLDKAGIQIHLIASPNGRRLLRDECDLRNLEDLSLLGRPCERIRIHDYEDVGGLLASGSHPTDGMVICPCSSNTLGTVASGRADNLIGRAACVTLKEGRRLIIVHREMPVNGIDLENMLRLQRAGAIICPASPGFYLRPKSIDDLIDFVVARVLDLLHVPHTLNARRQETPSP; this is encoded by the coding sequence GTGCATACAAGAGAAATCATTCTGGCCATTACGGGTGCGAGCGGCGGCCCCTATGCATTGCGGCTGCTGGATTGCCTCGACAAGGCGGGAATACAAATACATCTGATCGCCTCGCCGAACGGCCGCCGACTGTTGCGCGACGAATGCGACCTCCGCAACCTCGAGGATCTCTCCCTGCTCGGACGGCCTTGCGAACGAATCCGTATTCATGATTACGAAGACGTCGGCGGTCTCCTGGCCAGCGGGTCGCATCCCACCGACGGCATGGTCATCTGTCCGTGCAGCAGCAACACGCTGGGTACCGTCGCTTCGGGACGGGCGGACAATCTCATCGGCCGGGCTGCGTGTGTCACGCTCAAAGAGGGCCGGCGGCTGATCATTGTGCACCGCGAGATGCCGGTCAACGGCATCGACCTGGAGAACATGCTCCGGCTGCAGCGTGCCGGCGCCATCATCTGTCCGGCCTCACCCGGATTCTATCTTCGCCCCAAGTCCATCGATGACCTGATCGACTTCGTTGTCGCGCGAGTGCTCGATCTCCTGCATGTCCCCCATACGCTCAACGCCCGTCGGCAGGAGACCCCCTCGCCGTGA
- the ubiE gene encoding bifunctional demethylmenaquinone methyltransferase/2-methoxy-6-polyprenyl-1,4-benzoquinol methylase UbiE gives MSGERIDTVWDRDRLQSPHAQPDKAQRVRRMFDAIAPTYERINTIASAGRDRYWRREMVRLAAVRPDDVLLDLACGTGDVARAFASASPRPAGIIAVDFSLAMLKLAVPRHVNDLTWVQADALHLPLAPAGVTIVTCAFGIRNFQDLGAALREIHRVLTPGGRAVILEFSIPTVAIFRHVYRLYAGHVLPALAWLIGHDRTGAYRYLHKSVLSFPGREEIVSSLRAAGFADVVVHPLSWGVVTIYLASKTST, from the coding sequence GTGAGCGGCGAGCGAATCGACACCGTCTGGGATCGCGATCGACTGCAGTCGCCCCATGCGCAGCCGGACAAGGCTCAGCGCGTGAGACGGATGTTTGATGCCATCGCGCCGACGTACGAGCGCATCAACACGATCGCCAGCGCGGGGCGCGACCGCTACTGGCGACGCGAGATGGTTCGACTGGCCGCCGTCCGACCCGACGACGTGCTCCTCGATCTGGCCTGTGGAACCGGCGACGTGGCCCGCGCGTTTGCCTCGGCCAGCCCCCGACCCGCCGGCATCATCGCCGTCGACTTCTCTTTGGCCATGCTGAAACTCGCAGTTCCTCGTCACGTCAACGACTTGACCTGGGTGCAAGCCGATGCCCTGCACCTGCCCCTGGCCCCAGCCGGCGTCACAATCGTCACTTGCGCCTTCGGCATCCGCAATTTCCAGGATCTCGGTGCCGCCCTTCGAGAAATCCACAGGGTTCTGACACCCGGGGGACGGGCAGTCATCCTCGAATTCTCAATCCCAACAGTGGCGATCTTCCGTCACGTCTACCGCCTCTATGCCGGACATGTGCTTCCAGCGCTGGCCTGGCTGATAGGCCATGACCGCACCGGGGCGTATCGCTATTTGCATAAGTCGGTGTTAAGCTTTCCAGGGCGCGAGGAAATCGTATCCAGCCTCAGGGCTGCGGGCTTCGCGGATGTCGTTGTCCACCCGCTTTCGTGGGGCGTTGTGACCATCTACCTGGCAAGTAAAACAAGCACCTGA
- the dcd gene encoding dCTP deaminase, with the protein MQDGHLLIEPNPADDQFSPTALDLHIGDDFRQFQPKLYETKGVQVSFDLDEVQIPDLAPYMEPLPAESNGTVILRPKQFVIATTLERVALPSHGKPAARVEGRSRFARLGLVIHMTAPTIHNSFQGKITLEIMNHGPISLRVTPRVTRLCQLIFERVEEIPGAELVSPFQGQQGPLGSLAPRQ; encoded by the coding sequence ATTCAAGACGGGCATTTGCTCATCGAGCCGAATCCGGCAGACGATCAGTTCTCTCCTACCGCCCTGGATCTTCACATCGGCGATGACTTTCGCCAATTCCAGCCCAAGTTGTACGAGACGAAAGGCGTGCAGGTCAGCTTCGATCTCGACGAGGTTCAGATCCCGGATCTGGCCCCCTACATGGAACCCCTGCCTGCGGAGTCGAATGGCACGGTGATTCTGAGGCCGAAGCAGTTTGTCATCGCCACGACCCTGGAGAGGGTCGCGTTGCCATCGCACGGCAAGCCGGCGGCCCGGGTGGAAGGACGAAGTCGATTCGCTCGACTCGGGCTCGTGATTCATATGACTGCTCCGACGATCCACAACAGTTTCCAAGGCAAGATCACTCTTGAGATCATGAACCACGGCCCCATATCGCTGCGAGTGACACCTCGAGTCACCAGGTTGTGCCAACTGATCTTCGAACGGGTGGAAGAAATCCCGGGAGCTGAGCTGGTGTCGCCTTTTCAGGGCCAGCAGGGTCCCCTTGGGTCTTTGGCTCCGCGGCAATAA
- a CDS encoding SO_0444 family Cu/Zn efflux transporter, with translation MPQLVEQFVLGSWQVLGQMAPYLLFGFVMAGLLSVWISAAWVERHLGGRGFKAVVKGALFGVPLPLCSCSVIPVSVSMHRKGAGRAATTAFLLATPQTGADCIAAMYAVLGPVFAIFSPIMAFLTGLLGGTLVRFFEGREERASGAEATASCVEQGGCGAAFKPPARGSLWSGLRYGLTVLPRDIGAALMAGVLIAGAMTAFIPRGSLEPYIGGGLFSILLLMAAGVPVYVCATASIPIAAGLIHLGASPGAALAFLIAGPATNAATITTLWKVLGRRSAMLYMVTVAMSAIGFGLLLDAIVTVTGSRVPDLGGHVHGGEAAAIRSHLWAILLLGVLAVSYIVSWRQKITAGAEEAATVTPTDQRVELAVSGMTCEHCANVVRKTLADQPGISSTEVDVHNGRVIVTGQTLNPESLVEMISSLGYSARLTNAP, from the coding sequence ATGCCGCAGCTTGTTGAGCAGTTCGTTCTCGGGAGTTGGCAGGTGTTGGGGCAGATGGCTCCTTACCTGCTGTTCGGCTTTGTCATGGCCGGGTTGCTGTCCGTGTGGATTTCGGCCGCGTGGGTGGAGCGGCATTTGGGGGGACGGGGTTTCAAAGCGGTGGTCAAGGGCGCTCTCTTCGGGGTGCCGTTGCCGCTATGTTCCTGCAGCGTGATACCTGTCTCGGTTTCGATGCATCGCAAGGGAGCCGGCCGAGCGGCGACGACGGCTTTCCTTCTGGCCACTCCGCAGACCGGCGCGGATTGTATCGCGGCCATGTACGCCGTGCTCGGACCGGTGTTCGCGATCTTCAGCCCGATCATGGCCTTCCTGACGGGTCTTCTCGGCGGAACGCTGGTCCGGTTTTTCGAGGGACGCGAAGAACGCGCGTCGGGTGCGGAGGCGACGGCGTCTTGCGTGGAGCAGGGCGGTTGCGGCGCCGCGTTCAAGCCGCCGGCGCGCGGCTCGTTATGGTCCGGATTGCGATATGGTCTAACGGTCCTGCCGCGAGACATCGGAGCGGCGCTGATGGCGGGCGTTTTGATCGCCGGAGCGATGACGGCGTTCATTCCGCGGGGCTCGCTGGAACCATACATTGGAGGAGGCCTATTCTCCATTCTGTTGCTGATGGCGGCGGGCGTACCGGTTTACGTGTGCGCCACCGCCTCCATTCCGATCGCCGCCGGCCTCATTCACTTGGGGGCCTCCCCCGGCGCGGCCCTTGCTTTTCTGATCGCCGGTCCGGCGACCAACGCGGCCACGATCACGACGTTGTGGAAGGTGCTCGGCCGGCGATCAGCGATGTTGTACATGGTCACCGTGGCGATGAGTGCGATTGGTTTCGGCCTGTTGTTGGATGCGATTGTGACCGTCACAGGTTCGAGGGTGCCGGATTTGGGCGGACACGTGCATGGCGGCGAGGCGGCCGCGATCCGGTCTCACTTGTGGGCGATCCTGCTTCTGGGCGTGCTGGCCGTGTCATACATTGTTTCATGGCGGCAGAAGATCACCGCAGGGGCGGAAGAGGCGGCAACGGTCACGCCCACGGATCAGCGTGTGGAGTTGGCCGTCAGCGGGATGACATGCGAGCACTGTGCGAATGTCGTTCGCAAGACTCTGGCCGATCAACCGGGGATCTCTTCCACCGAGGTGGATGTACACAACGGCCGGGTGATCGTGACCGGTCAGACTCTGAATCCGGAATCTCTTGTCGAGATGATCTCATCACTAGGGTATTCCGCGCGCCTGACAAATGCGCCGTAG
- a CDS encoding rubredoxin, with translation MKRYVCDVCGWVYDPAVGVPEQGIPAGTPFEDLPDDFVCPECGVGKDQFSEA, from the coding sequence ATGAAGAGATACGTCTGCGACGTGTGCGGTTGGGTGTATGATCCTGCTGTTGGTGTTCCGGAGCAAGGCATTCCGGCAGGAACGCCGTTCGAAGATCTCCCCGATGATTTCGTTTGCCCGGAGTGCGGTGTCGGCAAGGATCAGTTCTCGGAAGCATAA
- a CDS encoding ZIP family metal transporter — protein sequence MSFFNRYHPITQALIATLFTWFLTAAGAAPVLFFKKVNQKIMDGLLGMAAGVMIAASYWSLLAPAIEMTEGDWKPAVVGFLAGGFFLYIIDKILPHLHLGLETSEAEGIKTSWQRSVLLVLAITLHNFPEGLAVGVAFGAIGSGVDPEMARSMTLGGVALAIGIGLQNFPEGMAVSMPLRREGVGRFKAFLMGQASGMVEPVAGVLGAWLVFSMKALLPYGLAFAAGAMIFVVVEELIPESQRDKFTDFATVGTMLGFAIMMSLDVALG from the coding sequence CTGAGCTTCTTCAACCGGTACCACCCGATCACGCAGGCCCTGATCGCCACGTTGTTCACCTGGTTCCTAACCGCGGCGGGTGCGGCGCCGGTTCTCTTTTTCAAGAAGGTCAACCAGAAAATCATGGACGGATTGCTGGGTATGGCCGCCGGTGTGATGATTGCGGCCAGTTACTGGTCGCTTCTGGCCCCGGCAATCGAAATGACGGAGGGGGACTGGAAGCCGGCGGTCGTGGGGTTTCTGGCCGGCGGCTTCTTTCTCTACATCATTGACAAGATACTGCCCCACCTGCACCTGGGGTTGGAGACATCCGAGGCGGAGGGTATCAAGACCTCCTGGCAGCGCAGCGTTCTGCTGGTGCTTGCGATCACCCTGCACAATTTTCCCGAGGGACTGGCCGTCGGCGTGGCTTTCGGCGCCATTGGCAGTGGAGTTGATCCTGAGATGGCTCGCAGCATGACTCTGGGGGGCGTGGCGTTGGCCATCGGCATCGGCTTGCAGAACTTTCCGGAGGGGATGGCCGTGTCGATGCCGCTGCGCCGTGAAGGTGTTGGCCGGTTCAAGGCATTTCTGATGGGGCAGGCGTCCGGGATGGTCGAGCCCGTGGCGGGGGTCCTCGGGGCTTGGCTGGTTTTCAGCATGAAGGCGCTGTTGCCCTATGGTTTGGCCTTTGCGGCCGGGGCGATGATCTTCGTAGTGGTTGAGGAACTGATTCCGGAATCCCAGCGTGACAAGTTCACGGACTTCGCCACGGTCGGGACCATGCTCGGGTTTGCCATCATGATGTCTCTCGATGTGGCTCTAGGGTAG